In Candidatus Eremiobacteraceae bacterium, the following are encoded in one genomic region:
- a CDS encoding NAD(P)/FAD-dependent oxidoreductase, protein MARTELTGLLRRIHAAYRQARQTGVPADEVFERQTFARRRFIEQTACAALVPVIWSGRIHSTESLLAANGPRIAIVGGGLAGVTCAYRLKQAGIASTIYEAGGGLGGRTWTLRGFFDEGQTAENGGEFISSEHVAIRRLSAELGLALDDLRAWDAKQHDSGDVYWVKGRRYPIAEMLRDYATVFPKLEQANAAAGDTRYDHHTQAGYELDHMSARQWIEHNVPGGLGSKIGWLLDIDTTTENGGESSEQSSLELIYMLAYMPSYNPKGGFYLVGTDERYRVHEGNDQIVARMARALPAQSINLNTRLQALRRRSDGTYACTFSTSQHTFDAAFDHVVLALPFTTLRQCDLSQAGFSKVKMAAINQLPMGTSTKLHVQFKERLWFAQGSNAATYSDTGYQQTWEDTRAQAGTAGVLVDYTGGRLGASFDAPSFGPASTQYVNRFLGQLEPVYPGIGKLWNGKAFLDNWTKDRWHHGSYSYWGIGNCTTFVGIEPVRQGNVHFCGEQCSLAFGGFMNGAVETGESVAHEITADVKGVAHAV, encoded by the coding sequence GTGGCGCGCACCGAGCTCACCGGCCTGCTGCGCCGGATCCACGCCGCATACCGGCAGGCACGTCAGACCGGCGTGCCGGCCGATGAGGTCTTCGAGCGCCAGACGTTCGCGCGCCGCCGCTTCATCGAGCAGACGGCCTGCGCGGCGCTCGTGCCCGTCATATGGAGCGGTCGAATTCATTCGACCGAAAGCCTGCTCGCAGCGAATGGGCCACGTATCGCGATCGTCGGTGGTGGACTCGCGGGCGTGACGTGCGCCTATCGTCTTAAACAGGCCGGCATCGCCAGCACGATCTATGAAGCGGGCGGCGGGCTCGGCGGCCGGACCTGGACCCTGCGCGGTTTCTTCGACGAGGGGCAGACCGCTGAGAACGGCGGCGAGTTCATCTCGAGCGAGCACGTGGCGATCCGGCGCCTTTCGGCCGAGCTCGGCCTCGCGTTAGACGACCTGCGGGCGTGGGATGCCAAACAGCACGACAGCGGGGACGTCTACTGGGTGAAGGGCCGGCGCTATCCCATCGCGGAGATGCTGCGCGACTACGCGACGGTCTTCCCCAAACTCGAACAAGCCAACGCGGCGGCGGGCGACACGCGCTACGATCACCACACGCAGGCGGGCTATGAGCTGGACCACATGTCAGCGCGCCAGTGGATCGAGCACAACGTGCCGGGCGGCCTCGGGTCCAAGATCGGCTGGTTGCTCGACATCGACACCACCACCGAGAACGGCGGCGAATCGAGCGAACAGAGCTCGCTCGAGCTGATCTACATGCTCGCATACATGCCCAGCTATAATCCCAAGGGCGGCTTTTACCTCGTCGGCACCGATGAGCGCTATCGCGTGCACGAAGGCAACGATCAGATCGTCGCGCGTATGGCGCGCGCATTGCCGGCTCAGTCGATCAATCTGAACACGCGCCTGCAGGCGCTGCGGCGGCGCTCCGACGGCACGTACGCGTGCACGTTCTCCACCTCCCAGCACACCTTTGACGCCGCGTTCGACCACGTCGTCTTGGCGCTACCGTTCACAACCCTGCGCCAGTGCGATCTTTCGCAGGCCGGCTTCTCCAAGGTGAAGATGGCCGCCATCAACCAGCTGCCGATGGGCACGAGCACGAAATTGCACGTCCAGTTCAAGGAACGTCTATGGTTCGCGCAGGGCTCCAACGCCGCGACGTATTCGGACACCGGATATCAGCAGACGTGGGAAGACACGCGCGCACAGGCGGGCACGGCCGGCGTGCTCGTGGACTACACCGGCGGCCGCCTCGGCGCGTCGTTCGATGCGCCGTCGTTCGGGCCCGCGTCAACCCAGTACGTGAACCGCTTTCTCGGGCAGCTCGAGCCGGTCTACCCCGGAATCGGAAAGCTGTGGAACGGCAAAGCATTTCTCGACAATTGGACCAAAGATCGCTGGCATCACGGCTCGTATTCGTATTGGGGCATCGGCAATTGCACGACGTTCGTCGGCATCGAACCCGTGCGCCAGGGCAACGTGCACTTCTGCGGCGAGCAGTGCTCGCTCGCGTTCGGCGGCTTCATGAACGGAGCGGTCGAGACCGGCGAGTCCGTAGCGCACGAGATCACCGCCGACGTCAAGGGCGTTGCCCATGCCGTTTGA